The Strigops habroptila isolate Jane chromosome 14, bStrHab1.2.pri, whole genome shotgun sequence genomic sequence CAGCCCCAgccacagggagcagagctgggctccaTGGCAGCGGATGGccaggggaggaagaggagcaggcaCTGCACAGAGCCCGTCCCGCACCGGCCACGAGCCTGGCTGGGCATTGGAGCCAGTCGTTGGCAGCTCACTGCACCAGAGCAGCGGGTACAGGACCCATGGACCAGCTGCTGCACCCCGGTGTCAGCTCCCGGTGTGCTGGGTCAGCCCCATCTCACTCCCTTCGCAGCACCCACAAGGTGCAGGGtccagccccttcccacccctcaGGACACACGGACCCAGGACACACAGCTCCAGCCACGCTCCCAGACACACCACAGGGCCCATCCTGCAGGAGAAGTCAAAGGAGAGCGGCGATGACAGCGACAACTGtcacctcctgcccctgcaccccaagGGCTGCAGGGTTCCACCCCAGGGTGGCTCCGACACCGTCCTGCTGTGCCAGAACTGGGCAGTGCACCCCGGGCATGTTTTGGTGATGGGAGGTAAACAGAGTCACAGCTAAGTGTAAAGATGCACTTGAGGAGAAATTCTAGCAATGCTAAGTATAGTTTAAATGCCATGGaagcaggggagggaagaggatcCGGGTGTATTAATAGTCTCAACATTTAGATGTCTGGTCCAGCGACAGCCCCTGGGATGCTGGCTCGCAGGAGGGCTGCCAGCGCCCAAGGGCACTGTGctaccagcagcagcttctgtgctCTGTGACTGCTCCTGAGGACTTAGTCAGGCCGTTacagccagtgctggggtcTGAAATGGGAAAACGCAGGACTTCTGCACCAGGAATGGTTTGTAAGTCTAAAACGGGGAAGAACAAGGGCCCTGCCCCAGCGCGGCTGCAGCACCGACAGCGCAGCCAAGGGACTGGGGGGCACCAAGAGGGAGTGGTTTGCCAGAACGCCACAGCCACACAAGCCTGCTCTGGGCCGCGGCAGCGCCAGGCAGCATCCCACTGCTCCAAAGGACACAACCCCGCAGTAAAGGGACCAGCCCTGTGCCCGGTCGAGGCAGCGGGGCTGCAGTGGGCAGCACCACACCAAGCCAGACCCAAAAGGACACCAGCTTTTATTTACAACACGCCTCAAGTGacagacaacagaaaaaatagaaaaaaaaagaacagtctAGCTCACTGACTCAAGAGAGGAAAGGGAATCGCAGCCACAGGTCCCCTGTGCCCCCCAAAACCACTGGTGCTGGGCACAGCCCCGGCAGCCTCTGCCCTTAGAACCAATGATGAGCCTTGCCTGGAGCAAGGGGCCCAAGAAAGCCCCCCCTGGTGTGAGTTACACTGACTACAGCTGTCCCCACAGTGACACTCCTGCCAGCTGTGGAGGCCAGATCTCATCCACGGGTGCACATCTGGAAGTGATGTTGGTGTAACAcaacacagcactgctctggAAGGGATGGCAACAGTCAGCACCAGCCaccccctgctgctgcctgccctggagctgcagagctctgaggTGGGGGGGACCAAACCCCCATCCAGGCACCCCGCAGGCGCCCGGGGCAGGGGCCAGGGCTGACACCCCAGTGCTCTCCACCTCCAGCTCCAAAGGGACTGGCCCAATCTAAGTACAAAGTAAATCCAACCCCGGATACAGGCCCGAGAGCTCTGACAGTGCTGACCAGCCCCAAGCACCAGCAGCCTGTGTGGAAATGACACTCTatggaagggaggaagaacGACCAGGGTGCGACCGGCGCAGCACAAGGGGTGCTGAAGTGAGGCTGCCAGCCTGTCCTGAGGCACAAGGATGGAACCGAtgctccctccttcttccccagcagTGGTGGATCGTCGGTGCacagaagggagcagagaacTAGCGCTGCCTCTGCTGACAGCGCGGCCGGTCTGCTCTGCACTGAGCCCTGCCACGCACCAGAGCCCAGGGAGCCCACACACACAATGCACCAGGGGCAGAGATGGAAGGAGAACAGGAGACCTGTGAGCCCAGCATGAAGAGGAGAAGGACAGCTTGAGGCCAGAGAAAGCTATGAGTGGGGGACTGGAACCCTTTGCAACAGGCTCTGGGCATCCTCAGCGAGCCCCTGAGCACCTTTGATTTCAGGTAGCTCCCGagccagccccagagctggctggCTCTCCCGCAGGCTTTTGGGAGCACAGACCAGAGGAGGAAATCAACACAAAATCTCAAATGAAATCTGCTTGAGGCCCTTGGAGACCAGCCGATCCGCGGGGACTCGCCTTAGGACTTCTTTGCATCCTGTGTGTTCCTCCTCTTCAGATCACCCAGGTCGACAGGTTTGAACGCTGAGGGGAGACAGGTAGGCTTTGGCGGCAGGGGCCGCGGCGCAGtgccgccgggccggggccggggccggccgGAGAGCCCCCTGCACCGCTCACCTTTCAGGCTTGGGTTCGGCATCTTCTCCACGTACTCCTCGACCAGGCCGCGCTCGGAGCCCATCTGGCTGCGCAGGTCGCGCTCCACGCACTGCCAGGCTGCGGGGACACGGGTGAGGGGCCGCCCGCCGCAGCCGGGCCCGGCCCGCgcccccggcccccgccccgctcACCCTCGTAGATGAAGCGCACGTTCTCCTCGTGGGCCGGCGTGAAGATCTCGCTGCCGGCGCCGGGGGAGCGCGGGCCGCCGCTCCGCTTCCCGTTGTAGACCACGCGGGACACGGGGGAGCTGAAAGCGAAGCGCGGGGCTGAGCCGGGCCCGGGGCCGCGGCTGGgcccggggccgggcggggctCACCTGGCCATGGCGGCGgtgcggcggcggcgcggctcGGCTCGGCGGCTGcggggagaaaggagagggcGGCCAGGCCGGGGCTAGGCCGcgggccgccccccgcccgTCGCCATGGCAACGCGCGCCCCTCACCTGGGCCCGGCTCCCGCCTCCCGCCTCCGCTCGCCCTCGGGCCGCGACGGAAGCGCCGCAGCGCGCACGCGCGGTCCCGCCCCGCGCTCGttccgctccgctccgccccgccccgcgccgcgcaCGGACCCGCCCggtcccgccccgccccgccccgctccccgtcccgccccgctccccgtCCCGCTCCGCTCCCGGTCCCGCcacgccccgccccgccccgctccccgtCCCGCTCCCggtcccgccccgccccggtcccgccccgccccgcgccgcgcaCGGACCCGGCGGTGCCGGCACTTGGTTTATTGGAAAAGTACAAAGTGGTTCCCGGGGCGCGGCTCCCACCGAGCCCCCGCTCGCCCGCCCAGGCCCagcccgggcccggccccggccccgccgcagccccgccCTGCTCCCCGCCGAGCGCCGCCTCAGCCCATCGTGGTGGCCCCGAAGAGTTCCACCAGGTCCTGGTACTCGGGGTCGATGAGGTCCGATGGCTTCTCGCCGGTGTCGGTGGTGGCCTCCGGGCTGGCCCCGAGGGAGATGAGGTACCTGCAGGAGACGGGGGCTGATCCCGGGGCCACCCCGAGCCCCCGCCGAGGGCCCGGGCAGCGCACAGGAGGAGGCGCCGGAGCCCGCTGCAGCCCCGCCGCTGTCGGTCCGGTGCTCGGGGCTCTGCCGGGCCCGATGGGGAGCTCCCTCCTCACCTGGCGATGTCGGCGTAGCCATCGCTGCAGGCCATGTGCAGGGGCGTCCACCCGTTCTCATCTCTCTGGTGGATGTCGGCGCCGTATTTAACCAGGAGCTTGACACAGTCCAGGTTCCCAGTGAGCACAGCTTCATGGAGGGCTGCCATGCCTGGAAGGAGAGGACTTGTTAGCCTTaggctggggcaggaggctTAGAGCTGAGCTTACAAGTGTCCACAGTCCGGGAAAGACAGGGGCAGCAAACCCACGTTATCAGGGAGATGACtctggggaaaggaagagacTGAGGAAGcaagaggagctgctgcaggtttcTGTTCCCGTTCCACACAAAGTTTTGGAAGCTCGTCATGGAGCAAGTACTGAAGCAATCAGCATGGACAGGAGAAAGCTTGGGGTCATTTGAGACCTTGTCTCCATGGCCATGTGACAGCAGAAGCCGAAGCCAAGCACAAGAAAGGGACAAACCTGCGTTCTGCACCGGGTATTGTGGATCACAGCATTCCATGAACGGTTGCTAGCGAGGCTGGGTGCAAACACAGCACAATGCCTTCCCACAGACAAAACTGCTGCGAGTCCACAGACCCAGACGCACAGAGAGGACAGCGTTTGTGAGAAACGGACAGAGCAGGAGCACATGCTCCAGACGGGGTGGAAGGCAGGAGCCTCACAGTCCCATGCAGGGCTCCACATTCCAGCCTGTGCCCACTGCTGCTTGCCTAGGTCCCACCACACTGTAGGTCCCCATCGTGCCTTGAAGGGACGCAGGGGCCAAGCTCGCCCCTTCCCGCAGCAGACACTGGCCACGCTGCTGGGGTGAGATGTTGGGGCACTGGCATGGGGCTCTCTTGGGCCCTGCTTGGCAATGCTGGGGCACTGCTCCTCACTGGGGAGGAATGCGACTTGGTTCTAACCCGTCACCCAGCTGACGGTGGCCACGTCCCAGCTTTGGCCGCACGGCTCTGTCTGTGCCGCCGCAGATTCCAGCTCTGCCGGCCCCGGCAGCACTCACCGGAGGGGTAGATGGTGTCCAGCGCCACCTTCCTGGCACGTATGAACCTGCCCACCTGCTCCAGGTCCCCCTGCCTGATGTGGTCCTGAAAGACGATGTCATTGGGGAAGTGCACGGTGCGTGCAGCTCTCAGTCTCTGCCTGTACCGACTGTACCGCGGCATCGAGGCCGGGTAATAGTCCTTCATGCCGGCAGCAGCCCTCAGGTGGTGCGGAGGGAGAGGACCCGCGCGCTGCTCAGTGCTCGGCCCTGCCGCCCACTGCCCTCCAAGTgctgattttcctcttctgcGTGTCAGGTCCCTCCTCACCAGTGGCGTGCCAGCAGCTGGGGTTCCTCGCACCCGTCCCGTGTCCCCAGTGGGTCGGATCCTCCTCGCCGCGGGGCTCTCCCTACCCTGCCATGCGGGACGCAggaggcagtgctgggcacacGCGCTTCCCGCAGGCCCTTGGCCCAGGACTGATGGTTCTGCCCCGGTGCTGTGTTTTAAAGGCTCCCGCGGGCTATTTTGGGGACATGCAGCTCATGCTCTTTGCCACGACACTTCGTAATCGAGCCGCCCGGGCCAGCAGCCGCTTTTGGGCAGAAGCGGGTGTCTCATCTTACCACCCACCTGTCCATGTCCCCATCCAAGGGGTGAGACCTGCTCTTGCTTTTGCATGGAAAGCCCTTCAGAGGAGCCCAAGGGCCCGAAAACAGGACTTCCCAGCAGCAATCCCTCACACACAGACATGCGTGCCGGGGAAAAGGCACAAGCACGAGCACCAATGAGGGGAACCAGCAGACGTGTCAGAGCTGTGGTGCCAAATACATTCAGAGCTAAGTCACTCTCCCGTAGCTGCATCAGACAAGTTGAAAGGAGCAGAATGAGCTgtgctgcccagcacagcagtgagGCAGCATACAGCTAACAGGGATCAGCACCAGCATGTTGGAGCACAGCGGTGCCACCAGTGCTCCTGATGGAGGTGCAGAACCAGAAGCCCATAATGCCAGTCCACAGTGTTCAATGTCCTACTTAACGTGAGggcaggctgctgcaggactgCCTGAGAACAGCTGAAGAACAGCACCACCACCAGACACTTCTGCATTCGCTACCCTCCAGCTGTAGCTGTCAAAACCAACCGGCTACTACAGAGGAATCCTTCAGCTTCACCAAGGGTTCAAGCAACTGCTGCCCTGCGCTTTTCCCCATCACAGTTCAGTCATTTCAGATACACAAGCACATTGTGCTCTCTGTTGTGCCGATGGGCCTGTCCATGCAGGCGTGTCAGGAGCCACAGAGCTCCCAttctgccactgcagcagctcgGGCACACGCCAGAGAACCGCCTGCACTTGTTTATCTGCTGGCAAACACATCGATCTCtgtgctgagcatccctgctcaGAGTTACTGCAGACAGAACACCACCAGCCTGAGCGAGCTGCTTTTAGCCTCCTTTCTTGGAACAGCAATTAGCTGTGTACACAGGGTGACTGACAGAGTCCTGCTCTACCACGAGGAGCCTTGGTGCATGAGAAGAGCCCCCTcctcagccccagcactgctgtgccagAGGCCTGTGCAGACCATGCCAtagccctgctgcagggaaccacaggaggaggctgcagctgcagacacACATGGAACATGCTCCTGTTCTACCACCCCAAGCACCCACATTCAGTGGCAGACACCCATAGCCGCACGAGTTGCCCTCCAGCCTCACCCTGCCCTCCTCTGTGACATTTATAGCATATTTACTTACAAAAATACTTCCAGCAGTAAGTGACTGGTTTGGAAATAGCAGCGCAGCTCACAGGTCATGTGAGcctgagcagcactgctgcaggcagccccagGTCCCCCCGCAGGCAGATTCCTTGGTTAACAGCTCAAGAGCAGCGAGGTCCAGCTGGCCCAAGCCCCTGTCTGATCACTGCTAATAAAGCAGGTTTAATCTGGACAGGACATGGCCAGCCTGAAGTTCTCTTCCTTTACAGATGACACAGTACAAGTGTCTTTAGATTAAGTCACCAGAAGGCACCTACAAAAATGGAAGTGTGTGAAAgttccatttctttcaaaactgtgGCTAGAGAGAGTTTTGAGAAAGCCAATACCCACACACTGCTCGGGCAGAGTCCCTCGAGCACCACCCTAGAGCTCCGATCCTCCTACAGGGCAGGTTCAAGTACACTCATGCCATACAAAGACAGAGACAGAGTAGTATTAAAATCTCAACTTTATTTGGCCAACAAATTCAGTTCCAATGTTATTGTAGCAGAATGCCAAGAACGAGCCTGATGCAGCTCAGGCCTCTGAGGCACTCCCCCGTGCAAGTTCCTCCCCAAACCCCGGTAACTGCAAATGTCCTGTTTGATCCGGCTCATCAGACCCTCCCGCACCACCCCCCTGGTCAACCCCCTCTAAATAATGCATGGAAAGTGATTGCAAAGTCTTGCATTTGATCAAAggatggcagcagagccagggctcgCCTGCACTGGCGAGCGCTCACCTCTACCCCCGAGCCTGCCACAGCCAGTGCACAGTATTCCACCCTTCCAGGTGATCAGAATAGTCATCTCCAAGTGTCttaaagcagaagggaaaggaaacatcTGGCCAGCATGAAGAGAAGCACCTGCATACAGACCTCTCACCAGGCCACCATCAGCCTACTGCCTACCTACACTGAAGGCCAAttccagggaagagctgctgagaGCATTAAGGACCCTGCCAGGTGCAGAAATCAGCTACAGGCtttagttttaaagaaaacaaggaaaaaagctttcttggGAGATGTTAGTGGCAAAGCTCCAGGATGTTGAGCCACCGAGCTCGTGCTGCGGCTCCACAATCAGCTTCTGCCCAGAAGAACAGAATACTTCAAACAAAGCTGTGTACAAAAAAAGTACATCCCGATAAGGAGGAGCGCAGCAGGGCCAGCTCCCCGGTGACAGATCCCTTCtcaaaagccaaaaagaaaagagtcaAGTGTACAGACAAGTGAGGGGAAAAGTGTTACTTTAAAAGCCAATCCCTGGATTTCCAGTCATTCACCTTCTGCTTTAAATCTCAATGGTTCTGACTCGCTGGGCTGCGTACCAGCAGCCAATTTAGTGTCTGATTTTTTTGGGTGATGTCGATCAGCCTTCTCTTTACAATTCatccttctgcattttctgctcATCATCATCACCCTCCTCAAGGTCTGCTTCTTCATCCGTCTCCAGGTCCTCCAAATCCTGTAACGGGTTACAGACAGCTGCTGGTTTCTGGCGCACTGGGCAGATCCAAACCCAAGCACAGAACAGTACATCTGATCTGTTCACTGTTCTCCGCTGCCATGTTAAACACCCAGAGACTTCCACCAAGAGCTCTGAATTTGGGACATTAAGGATTAGAAACCTCTGGAAGCTGGTACCTCACTTGTAACAGCCTCCACCCCAACTAGCTACACAGCACAGTAATGTGCATCGCACTGCTCAAGTTTCAAGTGCTGAGCAGGAGTTCTCAGTAAAGAACAAGCCCTCAAAGTACTCCAGCAGTTTGCACAACAGCCAGAGACAGCCTGTGCACATTTACAGCTTCACCATCAACTGTTTCCACATGTTTGTGTTTAGGCCTCTGAGGGACATCTATTTCACACCCAACTGAAGTGTTGCCAATAAAAGGTGTCATTTACAGGTCACTGGCAGCCAGGCTGCAACTGATTGGTCACACTTGATGCTGGTGAACATTCTGATCACCAGCAATACCCCTTCCTGCCACAGAACCACCCAGGATTTTATTTAGGACATAGGATagaggcccagcaccaggtCTGACCCACGCTCCCCATTCTGAATGCCCAGAATTACCACCACATTCACATTACTCACATCATCAGCTGCTGCCCCATCCTGACCTCCGCTCTCCAAGAATTTCTTGAAGCCTTCCAGCGTCCTCTCCCCATTGTAGTCAATTACCTACACAGGGCAAAACATCAGGATAATGGTTATGGGCACCTACAGAACCACAGCCCTGGGGAGGAGAATTCTCTGAGCAACAGTCAACATGCCAAGCAAAAGGGAATTTAAAAATTCACCTTCACCCATATGAGACGAAGGAAAACAGCTCAGGCACTAGACTTCAGAGATCACTGCGAGGAAAGAATAGCCTGCAGATGAGCACACTGTCCTCTGTGctccctcttttccccattcccacccccaCCAAACTCCTTCCTacagcccagctcccacaaAGGGTCTCTGATGTCCTGTAGACTTGATGTGTTCCATTGTTCCATCCCGACAGAGTGGAAAGCCCTCCCAAAGGCTCGTCCAAGCCAGCTCCAGCAGGCAGCTAAGCATTGCTAGTGCTCCCTCGTTACACCTCCCAAGTCAGCTGCCTCCTTACATTTCTGCCAGAGCCTGCAGGGAAGAACTTGAGTGTGGGGAAGCTGTGGATTTTCACTGCCTCTACTTCATTGGCTGTGGAATCCATCTTGGCAATGACAATGTTCTCATGATCCCTGTAGGTCTCTCCCAGCTTGTCCCAGATCGGAGCCAGCTGCTTACAGTGACCACACCAGGGGGCATCTGTTAATTACAGAAACCCAGTTAGCACCAGCAGCCTAATGAGTGACCTCCAGCCCCCCCAAGCCCCCACACAGACAGTTCACACGCATCTTTTCAGCCAGGGCACTCCCTTTGTGGCTTAGATCCTGCAGGATGCTTCCTCCCTAATCCTGGTCATGTGGAATTTTGGTACTCCTTTCATGCCAGTTACTTGGAATCAGTTGCTGAAAGATACTCACAGAACTCCACAAAGACATTCTTATTCTCATCAAAAGCAACTTCTTCAAAGTTCTTCCCAACTAGAACTTTGACAGGCTGCTTGTCCCAGTCATCAGGAAGATCTTGACTCATCAGGTGGGGCTGGAATAAGAAGTGAAATTCAGAGATAGCCACGCAGCTGCCCGGAATGCACATGCAATCACATCCTGGAAACCCCGAGCTTAACCACCCGCCTCAGCACCCCAGTCACAGGCTGTGAGCAAGCACTGAAGCAGCCACTTCCTCTTCTCTTACATAAAGTCTCCTCCCATCCCGAGCCAGTGGGAATATcaggtgctgctgtgcagagaacTGCCACCGAGCTCCATAGGAAGGAAGCGATATTGCTGTCATTCCCACAGGACTGAGTTTCACCAAACAGTCCTCTCTGGCATAAGCTGCATAGAGCTTCCTCCAGGGATGAGAGCTGAAGGCTCTGAACTGTGCTGCACAAGTTCACACCTTCCACAGATTGCTGGCAGCTCCGACTGCACTCGGGTGCCAGCTCCCTGTCCCGCAGCCTTCATGCCCTGGTCgttttgcctttcctttcccagcacaAAGCCCACTGGATAtcctgtgcagagctgcagcgACTTTCTCCAAGTGCCTCACAGCTCCCCACAGGGAGCATTCATTCATGCTCACTTCACCAGCAGGCCCCACCAGCAggccccaccagcagcacttcTCTTCCTTGCCTTGATTTTGCCCTCCAGGAACTTATTGCAGAACTCTTTGATCTTGTCAGCTGTGAGGTCATCTGAGTCCGGTTTGTATTTGGTCATCTCCTCCTCCAGGGTGATCAGGCGCACAGCTGGacattcttccttcttcaggCCAAAGAACTCCAAAATCCTTTGGTTGTCGCTGTGGTCACTGTCTATG encodes the following:
- the PPP1R27 gene encoding protein phosphatase 1 regulatory subunit 27, with the protein product MKDYYPASMPRYSRYRQRLRAARTVHFPNDIVFQDHIRQGDLEQVGRFIRARKVALDTIYPSGMAALHEAVLTGNLDCVKLLVKYGADIHQRDENGWTPLHMACSDGYADIARYLISLGASPEATTDTGEKPSDLIDPEYQDLVELFGATTMG
- the MCRIP1 gene encoding mapk-regulated corepressor-interacting protein 1; the protein is MASSPVSRVVYNGKRSGGPRSPGAGSEIFTPAHEENVRFIYEAWQCVERDLRSQMGSERGLVEEYVEKMPNPSLKAFKPVDLGDLKRRNTQDAKKS